Genomic DNA from Corallococcus silvisoli:
GGCGCCGCCACCAGCGACAGGTTGAGCTTGCCCAGACTGGCACCGGTGGCCGCCGCGGCGCCGTCCGCGACGCAGGTGTACTGGACCTGCGCCGGGCTGTGGTGGATGACCTCCAGCTTGAAGCTGCCCCGGGGCAGGCCCAGCTGATGGAGCGCGAAGTCGCCCATGCGGTAGCCCGCCACCGCCCAGGGTCCCGCGCCACCGTGCACCAGGGCCACCCGCGTCAAGGCCTCGGGCTCGTCGGACGTGGCCTCGGCGGGACGTGCTCCGGCGCAGCCCAGGGTGAGTCCCAGCATGACGGCGAGCAGCAGGTGACGGCGCGTGGACATGGAGGCTCCGGGAAGAGGGTCCCGCGCGGCGTTCTAGCTGAAACCACCCGCCCTGCGCGTCAGCACATTCAGAGGGCGAAGCCCACCATCAGGGACGCGGAGCCCCTGGGCACCAGCGACACTCCGGATTCGCGCCGGGC
This window encodes:
- a CDS encoding FmdE family protein, with protein sequence MSTRRHLLLAVMLGLTLGCAGARPAEATSDEPEALTRVALVHGGAGPWAVAGYRMGDFALHQLGLPRGSFKLEVIHHSPAQVQYTCVADGAAAATGASLGKLNLSLVAAPAPEDTATTFRNRDTGQSLTLRPSASFVQRFRDVPREKLGEAGRAVLTLPDADVFEPVAP